The sequence ACGAAAATAATACACAAACACGACAAATGATGACGAAGCAGTTTAATGTCACTAGAAAAGTCTTCCGTTTTAAAGTTAtctacaactatgtaatgaaaacagaCTAGCTAGCTCCAATACCGGAAAATCGTTTTATCCaatgaaactaccctgcatgAGAAATATTTGAAAGAACAGCTTAATTGAacagaagaaccgagcatgcttcATTGTGCTCGGTCAATTAAATTATAGTCATATCTCTAGGCTACCCCTCCATCAGCATCTTGTCATATCGCAAGTGTTGCGACAAAGCCCCTCGTCCACATAGATCCACTACGACACATAAAATAGAACGTCATTGCATAGACGGTGACATTTGAGAAAGCAGTGATAAAGCGATATTCaatagaacagaacagaactatAACAGTGAAGCAACTTTCCGTTTTATTCTGATaattaattttggaatgcactaTCGTCAAATTAATCTTGAATTTATATCTAAATTATAACCTAACAATTGTTATTTCGTACCCTAAATTGTCGTGCTTGTAAAGCTCCCTATATTTCTAAATACTGAGGTAAAAGTGAAAAACATGAACTTAAcattaaaatattaattatataaaaattacTGTAGGATTGAAATTTATATACTCTAGTGATTCTAATATAACAATACTCTCTACGTCGTATATTGTTCGTTAAGCGGACTAGAGGTAATATTTGATCGATAGTATGAATGATAATAATTTCGCTATAAAACTAACCTAACTTACAGCTAGTGGAAAAAACGTGGAACAAAACCAAGAAAAGTTGAAAGGTTAAAAAAAAGCACTAAACGTAAGAAATGTGATTGAAATCTGTATTGTATTCTAACGTAAAATatatttcagaaattttataaTCCGTTGCAATAAAGATTATAAAATTGGAATAGCTGCAGCTTTTCTtcacaaaattataaaatttgtttatcaCACACTCGGCATATAAAAAATAGCTACCGGCGTAAGATGCCACCAAAGAAGATGCGAGAGGTAGTGCCGCCGGTGAACACAAGTTGTAAAAAATGCAGTTTCCCGGACAATAGCAGGATGGTACAATGCGACGACTGTAACGATTGGTACCACTACGACTGCGTACAGGTGGATGACGAAGTTTCCGATTACGATTGGAGCTGTGACGATTGCGTGACTAAAAAAGCCCAGCCGGCAGGAACTTCGACACCTGTTTCTCCTAGCAAACAGGAGCCAATTGTAGATAAAGCGATACTTACTGGTCGCAAAGCCAATGTAGCAGAAACCGGAGATAATGCAAGTAACTTTGTTACCAGAGATACGGAAATTACACCACCATCCGCTGACAATGTAGAAAACGTTAAACTTCGACGAGATATCGAAGAGCTGCGTCACTTGTTCGAAGCACAACGTATTAAATTCGCGCAACATATCGGTATGCTAGAAGATCAAAAAAACACTATAATCCACAACGAACTCTCAAGGCTTCAAGTACAATGGAACGAACGTGAGAGCCAACTCCAGAAAGAGATAGATAATCTTAAAGGTCAGGGCCTGCCTGCTAATACGCAacagaatgagacagtaaaatcaAATGCGAGTGCATCATCGAAACGCACAATCAAAGACCGAAAACGACGTTTGGCGGCTCTGAAAGAGCGGCAAGCACTGGAAAGAAAGCATCTCGAAGAGCAACTCAAGCTGAGTGACGAATTAAACAGTTACAGCGAAAATGAAAATACCGATGAAGATGAACATGATTCTGGCAGCAAGCAGAAAATAGATGAGTGGCTGAGAGATCAAAGTTGTTCATATACATCCGGAGCTAGTAATGATACTCTATCCGTGACTTTAAACGAAACAACGGAAAACGACCACCGCACGACAAGAGATTCATCTCAAGTCAATCGAATCCCTACAAAGTATCAGCTAGCAGCTCGTCAAGCTGTGCCCAAGGAACTGCCTACCTTTTCTGGTGAACCTGAGGACTGGCCTTTATTCCATGCAACGTTCGAAAGTAGtacaaccacagactaacagacaggacactcaaattagattcttcaatcattttaacggtcatttcgaatattcctttatttgggacagtactcacatgtgtcatgatggcgccacgttaccctatcaaaaacatcctgtctgtcatctagactgtgtttatttttttcatttaccaacagagttgccattcatacagaattacctgcaatgtattgatttgtatacgtccatgcgaatttcatgcaggatacagatttaatacatattgccaaaactatatacataattgtgcctatttctcatcctccaacgcaagacaaaatcgaacccgttttattacaatatttacttgcttctggtctgccgccacttaatttctggtgaaaactaccaacacaataaaaaatagtctagatgaacaacgttgagtcaaataaatgattaccttccaacatcgcgaaaaagttaaatattttatcaatatttattgtgacgattcattttcaaatattttgatgaattcaggcatccctgcaagcagctgatcggtgttgacaaacgaggggaaaccaactagtaaaaaaacttttacataacacaaggggtgtacagatagtaaatagttcgcgcagtacaatataggtggagctagtgcatcacgaaaaattattttttataagaatttactcatactgtcatgtctgttagtctgtggtacaaCCATGTGTGGATACAGCAACGAAGAAAATATGTTTCGTCTAAGACGCTGTTTAAAGGACAAAGCTCTCGATGCAACGAGAAGCCTACTTTTGTATCCAGGCAATGTAGGTACGGTAATGAGCACTCTTCGAACTTTATTTGGGCGACCGAATCTTATAATTGGGGCGATGATTCAGAAGATACGGAATCAACCGACACTAAAAATCGAGAAATTAAATACAATGATTGATTTCGGTATTTCAGTACAGAACTTATGCGCAACCATACAAGCCTGCGAGCTTGATGAATACTACTACAACGTGACGCTGCTCCAGGAGCTCGAAGACAAGCTTCCACCAACAATCAAGCTTAGTTGGGCGTTAACGCGCAAACCTCTTCAGAAAGTAAAAATTACGGATTTCAATGAATGGCTTAAAACCATTGTTGAAGCTGCCTGTGAAATTACAACCCCAGATCTATCTGCCGTATGCGTCGGGAAAACTGATAAAAAGAAAATCCAAGGATTCCTAAACGTCCATTCCGAGTACTCGTCCGAGGAAACGTTCAAAACAGCTAATCCAGTCTGTGTGGTCTGCCACGAAGACTGTGAGTCGGTTGCGAACTGCAAACGATTTCGCGCTATGACCGTGGACGCGCGATGGAAAACTTTGAGAGCTAATAAACTTTGCCGTAGATGTCTTAAAAGGCATTTCTCGTCATGTCATGTCAGAGATCCATGTGGACAAAACGGATGCCTGTTTCTACATCATAGACTCCTTCACAACGAAAATAAGCATAAAGATTCAGGACCTTCGCCACCGTCACCACCTACAGACAATCATTGTTGCAATGTTCATCGTAGTGGTGTAGGACTTGTTTTCTTTCGTTACGTGCCGGTAATTATACACGGAAAAGGTATATCGATTGAGACGTTCGCGTTCTTAGACGATGGATCATCATCAACCCTGATAGAACAAGAACTTTATAATGAGCTAGGACTGGAAGGTTCCCCTCAACCACTTTGTTTAAACTGGACAGGTGGAACAAGTAGATGGGAAAGGAACTCGGTTAAGCTAACTGCCGAAATATCCAGTGTGCACAACCCTGACAAACGTTTTTGCCTGCGCGATATTCATACAGTTGGAGAACTTAATCTTCCAGAGCAGTCACTGTCGATTGAAAATTTGGCTAAGAAATATAAGCACCTGATAGGACTTCCGATCCGCTCATATGCAAGAGTCACACCAAAAATACTGATAGGCATGAACAACTGTCGGCTCGGCCACGTACTggacagtagagaaggcaatgAAATTGAGCCATCGGCTGCTAAAACTAGGCTGGGTTGGATTGTGTACGGCCCATGTTCTAGCTCAAGTGATTCCAGTTTAATTAAACCTGTATCCCATAGTTCATATCATATTTGCGaatgtaataaaaataatgatgACGCTTTACACTCAGCGGTCAAAGAGTATTTTGCCTTAGACAGTATGGGAGTTATTTCACCTCGAAAAATCCTGCAATCAAAAGAGGACGAACGCGCCCTATACCTTCTTCAACAGTGCACTAGGCTTAAGAATGGCAAATATGAGAGCGGTTTACTTTGGAAATACGACGACATTCGTTTGCCAAACTCAAGAGAAATGGCACTATCAAGAACGAAATGTCTCGAAAAACGTATGACTCGCGAACCAGAACTCGCGCATTTGCTCAGGTCCAAAATTATTGATTACGAAAATAGCGGCTATATAAGAGAATTAACCCCTCAAGAGCTAACGATACCGCGACCGAGAGTATGGTATCTCCCAATATTTACCGTCATCAATCCAAACAAGCCAGGCAAGCTTCGCATTGTTTGGGATGCGGCAGCTAAAGTTCGAGGAGTATCTCTCAACTCTCAACTTTTAAAAGGTCCTGACTTACTGAACTCCTTAGTTTCAGTACTATTCAAGTTTCGAGAGTATAAAATTGCTATTACGGGGGACATAAGAGAGATGTTTCATCAAGTGAAGATGAATGAAAATGATCAACATTGTCAGAGATTTTTTTGGCCCACTGAAAAGGGAGAGTTTCGCGAATACATTATGACGGTGCTAAGCTTTGGGGCTACATGTTCTCCGTCAACGACTGAATACTGCATGAACCTCAATGCCGAAAGATTCGCAAATAAATTTCCAGATGCTTTCGAGGCTATTACGAAGCAACACTATGTTGATGATATGCTAGCGAGTGTGGAACGAGTCGAGGAAGCAATTGATTTAGCGAGAGACGTCCACTACATCCATTCGCAGGCGGGGTTCGAGATAAGGAATtggcactcgaattccgattacgTTTTAAAAAAACTGGGAACGGTCTATTCCGAAGAGAAAAGTCTTAACATAAACGCAGACACCTCTTTTGAAAAGATACTTGGCATGTGGTGGAATACGAaaacagactgttttactttcaAAGTGTCACCGCGACACGATAGCGATTTACTTTCGGGACGGAAAGCTCCCACTAAGCGCGAGACTCTTCGAACTCTAATGACTATTTTCGACCCTTTAGGGTTAATTGCCAATTTTTTGATGTATTTGAAAGTGCTAATTCAGGAAGTGTGGCGGTCTGGTCTGGGATGGGACGACGAAATAAGCGGCATACTTCTACACAAGTGGAGACTATGGCTTCGAGTGCTCCCAGAAGTACAACAAGTCTCTGTTCCTAGGTGCTACCGCAAATGCACTTCCGCGTCTGATGATACTAACATGATTGAGCTTCACACCTTTGTAGATGCGAGCGAAAACGGCTACGCCGCAGTATCGTATTTCAGGTTTCATGAAGGCGATAATGTAGAATGCGCAATCGCTGGAGCAAAAACTCGTGTAGCACCTTTAAAGCTCGTTACTATACCTCGTCTTGAACTGCAGGCAGCAGTATTAGGAGCACGTCTGGCTAAAACCATCGCAGAGCAACACAAACGAACGATTGTAAGGCGCTACTTTTATACAGACTCGAAGGATGTCATGCATTGGTTAAACTCGGACCATCGACGTTACAGCCAGTTTGTGGCCGCACGAGttagcgaaatactcgaatccaCCATTACATGCGAATGGTattggctttcgacgaaattgaATGTGGCAGACGAAGGTACAAAATGGCAAAAGTTGCCCGACCTTTCACCGAACAGTCGCTGGTTTAAAGGCCCCGATTTCATGTGGACAAAAACCGTTAATTGGTCAATACATAACAACGGTTTTGGATCAACAACTGAAGAGTTACGTCCTAGTATTTTCCACCACACAGTGAGCGCTCCAGTAATCTCGTGGGAACGTTACTCGAGTTGGAATCGATTGCTGCGCGCGGTTGCGTGGGCAAAACGATACGTAGTAAATCTTCATAGCAAAGTGAGACACAAGCAACTACAATATGAGCCTCTATCGAGTGAAGAACTACAGGGTGCTGAAGCTTGCATCTATCAATTAGCCCAGAAGGAAATATATCCCGAAGATTATTTGTTTGCCTCCCCTTCTTTCAAGTTAAATGCGTACGAACGTCACGTCGCAAAAGGTCAACTGTACAAGTTACGTCCAATAATGGACGAAAGACAAGTCTTGCGTATCCCAGGACGAATAGATGAGTGCAAGTTCGTTAGCGAAACGGTGAAGAACCCTATATTGTTGCCCAGGCAGCATTACATTACAACGCTTATAGTAGACGAATTTCATAAGCGTTATCACCATCAAAACCATCAAACAGTGTTGAACGAGCTGAAACAAAAGTTCTACATTCCTAGAGTACGCACTCTGTATACTCGTATAAGACGGAACTGTCAGCTATGCAAAATACGAAACGCGATGCCGCAACCTCCAATGATGAGTAACCTTCCAGCGGCTAGATTGGCTGTTTACGCGAGACCCTTCTCATTCATAGGTATAGACTATTTTGGACCGCAACAAGTAGTATTAGGACGACGAGTAGAAAAACGCTGGGGAGTACTAATAACGTGTCTCACTGTTCGAGCCATCCATATCGAAATAGCCCACTCTCTTACGACAGACTCCTGCATCATGGCAATTCGTAATTTTATGTCAAGAAGAGGAATACCACTGGAAATTTACAGCGATCGAGGAACGAATTTCATCGGTGCTGAACGAGAACTCAAGGAAGCCTTAAAAACAGTAGACCAGGATCGAATGGTGAAAGTCTTCACAACGTGTTCAACGCGTTGGGTATTCAACCCCCCCGCCTCGCCGCATATGGGAGGCAGTTGGGAACGGCTGATACAATCCGTTAAGAAAGGACTCGAACAGATCAAACCTCAAAGGTTACCAACGGATGAAATATTTCGGAATCTATTAATGGAAGTTGAAATGGTCGTAAATTCTAGACCATTAACTTATGTTCCTCTCGATAATGAGTATTCATCAGCCTTGACGCCAAACCATTTCCTTTTTGGGACATCGAACGGTGTGAAGCCCTTTGTGTTATTCGACGATAGTGTAAACACATTacgaaaaaattggaaaatgtcTCAAGTATACGCAAACATTTTTTGGAAACGCTGGCTCAGCGAATATCTTCCTAGTATTACACGTAGAACGAAATGGTTTCTGCCAGTAAAACCTATTCAGGAAGGCGATATTGTAATAATCGTGGATCCCGTATTACCACGAAGCTGCTGGCCAAAAGGTCGAGTGCTATCCGTTTCACAATCTAAGGATGGCCAAGTACGCAGCGCAGTAGTTCAAACATCAGTGGGTGTAATGGAGCGACCCGCGGTTAAGATTGCAGTACTGGACATCGTGGCAACTTAGAGTAGACTGATTTCGTGACTACAGTGTACTGGGGGGGGAGTGTTGCGACAAAGCCCCTCGTCCACATAGATCCACTACGACACATAAAATAGAACGTCATTGCATAGACGGTGACATTTGAGAAAGCAGTGATAAAGCGATATTCaatagaacagaacagaactatAACAGTGAAGCAACTTTCCGTTTTATTCTGATaattaattttggaatgcactaTCGTCAAATTAATCTTGAATTTATATCTAAATTATAACCTAACAATTGTTATTTCGTACCCTAAATTGTCGTGCTTGTAAAGCTCCCTATATTTCTAAATACTAAGGTAAAAGTGAAAAACATGAACTTAAcattaaaatattaattatataaaaataactgtAGGATTGAAATTTATATACTCTAGTGATTCTAATATAACAATACTCTCTACGTCGTATATTGTTCGTTAAGCGGACTAGAGGTAATATTTGATCGATAGTATGAATGATAATAATTTCGCTATAAAACTAACCTAACTTACAGCTAGTGGAAAAAACGTGGAACAAAACCAAGAAAAGTTGAAAGGTTAAAAAAAAGCACTAAACGTAAGAAATGTGATTGAAATCTGTATTGTATTCTAACGTAAAATatatttcagaaattttataaTCCGTTGCAATAAAGATTATAAAATTGGAATAGCTGCAGCTTTTCTTCACAGCAAGTCTATTTTCACTCTCCGCTTTGCCGTAAGACGTTGGTTTGTTTTTGTCCCCTTTTGCTGCCTATGGAGTACATCAGCGTCATCATCTATTTGATGATCTCAGCTAATGTGTGGTCAACGGAGGTTTGATTTGTCTTTCAATAttttcaccccgattctgtatttcgttcgaatagGATTGTTTtgatcgaatacgaaattttgcattttgtagctcgatcgagttcgagttttccatacaaaaccaTAACTCGATTGAATTACAgaattcaaatttttacatCAGTACAGAAAAGTGGTGATTGTGTTCGAGATCGTAATCGTCACTGCTGCGACACCTGCTATGTGTGTTGTGGAATCAAAATGGAGTAGTTTACTACTAGCTTCTTGAACCCGCCAAAACAGGTCATATGGTTCGCTACCAAATGATCAATTTGAACAACGCATTAATTGAAAAACAGCCAAAATAGGCTCGAAGACACGAGAAAGCCATTCTACAGCATGACAATGCTACTCCATATACAACTGATATGAACTTCCACCGCACAATTCCTCAGATCTGGCAGCTTCTATTTATCACAACTTTCAGCGATGGGACACGAATTGGCCGAGCAACTTTCGAGGATGTACGAAAATAACTCGATGAAAGATGACGATTTCATTTGAGATGGTGTCTATCAACTGTCAAAGAGATGgacaaaatgtgttaaaaacgtGAGTCTATAGTAGTAATAGAACTTTGTAATTGTGAAAACCACTCTGCCATATAGAGAGTGACGATCGAGACGAATAATACTAAAATCATTCAATTCGTTATGTTCAATCTGGTTTTGCTCTCAACCAAAAGTTCAATTCAACCACCCCATCCAAACTGTACAGGTGGAGCATGATTTAGTCGATGAATGACAAATCCTTTCCAAATTGGAATAAATTTCTTGTGTTCTTTCAATTAATCAATAAAGTATATTTTTAATCAAAATCATTACAGAAGATTTATGTTCTAAATCACACTTTTTTTTAGCGATTTCGGACTCAACGACCGCAGTACTTATCACCATTGAATCCAACGATGTTCAATTTAATTGATTACTCGTATTCCAAAATCttcttatgataaaataataaatagcTGGAAATATGTAAgcaaaaatatattgaaaaaaaattggtttactAAGTAGCTCAGTGTGTGGTTACCCTTCGCTATCCAGAACCTGCTTGAGGGTGGCAGTCGTTATGATGTGATCATCGCATTTAACCCAAATGTCTTTCTGGTGCCGAACGTAAGCCGTATAATGGCCAGCGTCTAGCGTTCCCACGTGATTGATCACGGCGTACAGCGAGTAGCGGAAATCACCCACATCGTGGTGCGATGGACCGGCAGAATTTTCGTCATTACTCTGACTGCTCCCGCTGCTGCTATGTTTCCGATCCGAAGAGCTTTTTGAAGATTTCGGCGGGGATGATGACGTTGATGACGACGAATGAGGTTGTTCAGACTTCTTTTTGGACATAAATGGTGTCATGTCCAGCTCCGAAGGGAATGAGATGAATGTGGAGATCTTTTTGTCAATCTTCAAATAAAGTAACATAAAAATATCTGTTATCGTACTTCAGTGAAACGAATCTGAACATACCAGACTAGAATGCTCGAACCGCTTCAAATGGAAGCTAGCTACGATCGGCAGTGTTCGCATTGACAGTTGTTTAGTGGACTCCTGATAGCTCTTGCAACTGGAGCATTTTATTTTGGCACTTGATCCGAGATGTTCAGCTCGCGTAAAACGCTCCAAACAGTCGATTAACGATTTCGGTGGCCCGCCGTATCCCTGATTCTGAGCTTCTCCTAAATCCAACGAAATATCCCAGAAAGGATCGATAGTAGTGGATACTCCGTTGCAAGCTTGACAAACAACGTCGCTCTGAAGACCACCAGTGAAAATCTGATCGATGATGCAGTTACACTGGGTTGGGTTAGTATCATGTGGTTGCTGTTGTGCATGTTTGGACTTTTCCGCTGCCATTTCGTTCATTGATATTTTACAGTGCCGGTGCAGCACATCCAAAGTAGCAATGAAAAACTCATGCGCATCTTGCTGTTCATACCCAGCGAGATGACGGGCGTGGTTCCAGATCAAATGAAGTAGTCGGTGTAATGATAGTGGCCCTCGGGCTCCAGAATAGAACTCTTGGAACAAGCGAGATACCTCGCATACTAAACACTTGGCTGCCGTCTTTGCAGGGCACTCAT comes from Malaya genurostris strain Urasoe2022 chromosome 3, Malgen_1.1, whole genome shotgun sequence and encodes:
- the LOC131433814 gene encoding uncharacterized protein LOC131433814; its protein translation is MIQKIRNQPTLKIEKLNTMIDFGISVQNLCATIQACELDEYYYNVTLLQELEDKLPPTIKLSWALTRKPLQKVKITDFNEWLKTIVEAACEITTPDLSAVCVGKTDKKKIQGFLNVHSEYSSEETFKTANPVCVVCHEDYDGSSSTLIEQELYNELGLEGSPQPLCLNWTGGTSRWERNSVKLTAEISSVHNPDKRFCLRDIHTVGELNLPEQSLSIENLAKKYKHLIGLPIRSYARVTPKILIGMNNCRLGHVLDSREGNEIEPSAAKTRLGWIVYGPCSSSSDSSLIKPVSHSSYHICECNKNNDDALHSAVKEYFALDSMGVISPRKILQSKEDERALYLLQQCTRLKNGKYESGLLWKYDDIRLPNSREMALSRTKCLEKRMTREPELAHLLRSKIIDYENSGYIRELTPQELTIPRPRVWYLPIFTVINPNKPGKLRIVWDAAAKVRGVSLNSQLLKGPDLLNSLVSVLFKFREYKIAITGDIREMFHQVKMNENDQHCQRFFWPTEKGEFREYIMTVLSFGATCSPSTTEYCMNLNAERFANKFPDAFEAITKQHYVDDMLASVERVEEAIDLARDVHYIHSQAGFEIRNWHSNSDYVLKKLGTVYSEEKSLNINADTSFEKILGMWWNTKTDCFTFKVSPRHDSDLLSGRKAPTKRETLRTLMTIFDPLGLIANFLMYLKVLIQEVWRSGLGWDDEISGILLHKWRLWLRVLPEVQQVSVPRCYRKCTSASDDTNMIELHTFVDASENGYAAVSYFRFHEGDNVECAIAGAKTRVAPLKLVTIPRLELQAAVLGARLAKTIAEQHKRTIVRRYFYTDSKDVMHWLNSDHRRYSQFVAARVSEILESTITCEWYWLSTKLNVADEGTKWQKLPDLSPNSRWFKGPDFMWTKTVNWSIHNNGFGSTTEELRPSIFHHTVSAPVISWERYSSWNRLLRAVAWAKRYVVNLHSKVRHKQLQYEPLSSEELQGAEACIYQLAQKEIYPEDYLFASPSFKLNAYERHVAKGQLYKLRPIMDERQVLRIPGRIDECKFVSETVKNPILLPRQHYITTLIVDEFHKRYHHQNHQTVLNELKQKFYIPRVRTLYTRIRRNCQLCKIRNAMPQPPMMSNLPAARLAVYARPFSFIGIDYFGPQQVVLGRRVEKRWGVLITCLTVRAIHIEIAHSLTTDSCIMAIRNFMSRRGIPLEIYSDRGTNFIGAERELKEALKTVDQDRMVKVFTTCSTRWVFNPPASPHMGGSWERLIQSVKKGLEQIKPQRTKWFLPVKPIQEGDIVIIVDPVLPRSCWPKGRVLSVSQSKDGQVRSAVVQTSVGVMERPAVKIAVLDIVAT
- the LOC131433813 gene encoding uncharacterized protein LOC131433813, with the translated sequence MPPKKMREVVPPVNTSCKKCSFPDNSRMVQCDDCNDWYHYDCVQVDDEVSDYDWSCDDCVTKKAQPAGTSTPVSPSKQEPIVDKAILTGRKANVAETGDNASNFVTRDTEITPPSADNVENVKLRRDIEELRHLFEAQRIKFAQHIGMLEDQKNTIIHNELSRLQVQWNERESQLQKEIDNLKGQGLPANTQQNETVKSNASASSKRTIKDRKRRLAALKERQALERKHLEEQLKLSDELNSYSENENTDEDEHDSGSKQKIDEWLRDQSCSYTSGASNDTLSVTLNETTENDHRTTRDSSQVNRIPTKYQLAARQAVPKELPTFSGEPEDWPLFHATFESSTTTD
- the LOC131438084 gene encoding ubiquitin carboxyl-terminal hydrolase nonstop, translated to MSEHGCTHFVGFVKEFGLESFSVVHAYFSVCINKEARRRKALSCLCYKCGSSGPQLYSCLHCIFFGCKGTHINEHCKLTKHYIVLELCYGMIFCYQCKDFIYDNECQAIAEKHIKKEAKSLNKSLSWRPWSPSKLEIDLLLKNPKRRHVTAFTSIGLRGLLNLGSTCFMNCIVQALIHTPLLRDYFLSERHECPAKTAAKCLVCEVSRLFQEFYSGARGPLSLHRLLHLIWNHARHLAGYEQQDAHEFFIATLDVLHRHCKISMNEMAAEKSKHAQQQPHDTNPTQCNCIIDQIFTGGLQSDVVCQACNGVSTTIDPFWDISLDLGEAQNQGYGGPPKSLIDCLERFTRAEHLGSSAKIKCSSCKSYQESTKQLSMRTLPIVASFHLKRFEHSSLIDKKISTFISFPSELDMTPFMSKKKSEQPHSSSSTSSSPPKSSKSSSDRKHSSSGSSQSNDENSAGPSHHDVGDFRYSLYAVINHVGTLDAGHYTAYVRHQKDIWVKCDDHIITTATLKQVLDSEGYLLFYHKKILEYE